The proteins below are encoded in one region of Erinaceus europaeus chromosome 15, mEriEur2.1, whole genome shotgun sequence:
- the ZNF263 gene encoding zinc finger protein 263 isoform X1 encodes MAAGPGNQDQGGLLIVKLEEDGAWSQELPPPHPGPSPEASHLRFRRFRFQEAAGPREALSRLQELCHGWLRPELRSKEQILELLVLEQFVSILPPDIQARVRELRPESGEEAAGLVEQLQRELARPGPQVTNHGRGTEVLLEEPLPLETARESPSFKLEPMETERNPGPRLQELLGPSPQRDPQAVKERALSAPWLSLFPPEGNLEDKEMTGPQLPESLEDVAMYISQEEWGHQDPSKRALSRDLVQESYENVDTVVSQLPSQETLSTHMEQGGKPWGPSVQPCKEGPSPRTSAPGDEKFENRDESAQPIFPGSIHPQVLLPIQARGEVPWSPEQGKPQDRAEGHWEPPPDERMEQSLVGAMNCRELGRQKELQPKKLHLCPLCGKNFSNNSNLIRHQRIHAAERLCVGVECSELFAGNPHFLSLHRAHLGEEAHKCLECGKSFSQNTHLTRHQRTHTGEKPYQCNVCGKSFSCNSNLHRHQRTHTGEKPYKCPECGEIFAHSSNLLRHQRIHTGERPYRCAECGKSFSRSSHLVIHERTHEKERLYPFSECAEPVSNSISFLTHHGTHKAEKKVFECLTCGKSFRQGMHLTRHLRTHTGEKPYKCTLCGENFSHRSNLIRHQRIHTGEKPYTCHECGDSFSHSSNRIRHLRTHTGERPYKCAECGESFSRSSRLMSHQRTHTG; translated from the exons ATGGCGGCGGGCCCTGGCAACCAGGACCAGGGAGGGCTCCTGATAGTGAAACTGGAGGAGGACGGCGCCTGGAGCCAGGAGCTGCCGCCGCCGCACCCGGGGCCCAGCCCGGAGGCCTCCCACCTGCGGTTCCGGCGGTTCCGCTTCCAAGAGGCCGCGGGGCCGCGGGAGGCGCTGAGccgcctccaggagctgtgtcaCGGCTGGCTGCGGCCCGAGCTGCGCTCCAAGGAGCAGATCCTGGAGCTGCTGGTGCTCGAGCAGTTCGTGAGCATCCTGCCCCCCGACATCCAGGCGCGCGTGCGGGAGCTGCGCCCCGAGAGCGGCGAGGAGGCGGCGGGCCTGGTGGAGCAGCTGCAGCGGGAGCTGGCGAGGCCCGGGCCGCAG GTCACAAACCATGGGCGGGGAACAGAAGTGCTTTTGGAGGAGCCTTTGCCTCTGGAAACAGCACGGGAGTCACCGAGCTTCAAGCTGGAGCCAATGGAGACTGAGCGAAACCCTGGCCCCAGGCTGCAGGAGCTGCTAGGCCCCAGCCCCCAAAGGGACCCCCAGGCTGTAAAAGAGAGGG CCTTATCTGCTCCctggctttctctctttcctcctgaaggGAACTTGGAAGACAAGGAGATGACTGGGCCCCAG TTGCCTGAGAGCTTAGAGGACGTGGCTATGTACATCTCCCAGGAGGAGTGGGGGCATCAAGATCCTAGTAAGAGGGCCCTCTCCAGGGACCTGGTGCAGGAGAGTTATGAGAATGTGGACACAGTGG TGTCTCAGCTTCCCAGTCAAGAGACCCTAAGCACCCACATGGAACAAGGAGGAAAACCATGGGGACCCAGTGTTCAGCCTTGCAAAGAGGGCCCAAGTCCCAGAACCTCAGCTCCAG GGGACGAGAAATTTGAGAACCGAGATGAAAGTGCTCAGCCCATTTTCCCTGGGAGCATCCACCCTCAGGTGCTTCTCCCTATCCAAGCCAGAGGAGAAGTGCCCTGGAGTCCTGAGCAGGGAAAGCCGCAGGACAGAGCAGAAGGGCACTGGGAGCCTCCCCCAGACGAGCGGATGGAGCAGTCACTAGTGGGTGCCATGAATTGCAGAGAATTGGGGCGACAAAAGGAACTGCAGCCAAAGAAGCTCCACTTATGTCCGTTGTGTGGCAAGAATTTCTCTAACAACTCGAATCTAATAAGGCACCAACGAATACACGCAGCAGAAAGACTGTGCGTGGGTGTAGAGTGCAGTGAACTCTTTGCTGGGAACCCACACTTTTTGTCACTACACAGAGCGCATTTGGGAGAGGAGGCCCACAAGTGCCTTGAGTGCGGAAAAAGTTTTAGTCAGAACACCCACCTGACTCGCCACCAGCGCACCCACACGGGAGAGAAGCCCTACCAGTGTAACGTGTGTGGCAAAAGCTTCTCTTGCAACTCCAACCTCCACAGACACCAGAGAACGCACACAGGGGAAAAGCCCTACAAGTGTCCTGAGTGTGGGGAGATTTTTGCTCACAGTTCCAACCTCCTCAGGCATCAGAGAATTCACACAGGAGAGAGACCCTATAGGTGTGCTGAGTGTGGGAAGAGTTTCTCTCGTAGTTCACATCTCGTCATACATGAAAGGACTCATGAGAAAGAAAGGCTTTACCCATTTTCTGAGTGTGCAGAGCCAGTGAGCAACAGCATCTCCTTTCTCACACATCATGGAACCCACAAGGCAGAGAAGAAAGTCTTTGAATGTTTGACTTGTGGGAAAAGCTTTCGGCAAGGCATGCACCTCACCAGACATCTGAGAACACACACGGGTgagaaaccctataaatgtaCTCTGTGTGGGGAAAACTTCTCTCACAGATCCAACCTAATCAGGCACCAGCGAATTCACACGGGAGAGAAGCCCTACACCTGCCATGAGTGTGGAGACAGCTTCTCGCACAGCTCTAACCGGATTCGTCACCTGAGGACCCACACGGGTGAGAGACCCTATAAATGTGCGGAATGTGGAGAAAGCTTTTCTCGGAGTTCACGCCTTATGAGTCATCAGAGGACTCACACCGGATAA
- the ZNF263 gene encoding zinc finger protein 263 isoform X2 — MAAGPGNQDQGGLLIVKLEEDGAWSQELPPPHPGPSPEASHLRFRRFRFQEAAGPREALSRLQELCHGWLRPELRSKEQILELLVLEQFVSILPPDIQARVRELRPESGEEAAGLVEQLQRELARPGPQVTNHGRGTEVLLEEPLPLETARESPSFKLEPMETERNPGPRLQELLGPSPQRDPQAVKERGNLEDKEMTGPQLPESLEDVAMYISQEEWGHQDPSKRALSRDLVQESYENVDTVVSQLPSQETLSTHMEQGGKPWGPSVQPCKEGPSPRTSAPGDEKFENRDESAQPIFPGSIHPQVLLPIQARGEVPWSPEQGKPQDRAEGHWEPPPDERMEQSLVGAMNCRELGRQKELQPKKLHLCPLCGKNFSNNSNLIRHQRIHAAERLCVGVECSELFAGNPHFLSLHRAHLGEEAHKCLECGKSFSQNTHLTRHQRTHTGEKPYQCNVCGKSFSCNSNLHRHQRTHTGEKPYKCPECGEIFAHSSNLLRHQRIHTGERPYRCAECGKSFSRSSHLVIHERTHEKERLYPFSECAEPVSNSISFLTHHGTHKAEKKVFECLTCGKSFRQGMHLTRHLRTHTGEKPYKCTLCGENFSHRSNLIRHQRIHTGEKPYTCHECGDSFSHSSNRIRHLRTHTGERPYKCAECGESFSRSSRLMSHQRTHTG, encoded by the exons ATGGCGGCGGGCCCTGGCAACCAGGACCAGGGAGGGCTCCTGATAGTGAAACTGGAGGAGGACGGCGCCTGGAGCCAGGAGCTGCCGCCGCCGCACCCGGGGCCCAGCCCGGAGGCCTCCCACCTGCGGTTCCGGCGGTTCCGCTTCCAAGAGGCCGCGGGGCCGCGGGAGGCGCTGAGccgcctccaggagctgtgtcaCGGCTGGCTGCGGCCCGAGCTGCGCTCCAAGGAGCAGATCCTGGAGCTGCTGGTGCTCGAGCAGTTCGTGAGCATCCTGCCCCCCGACATCCAGGCGCGCGTGCGGGAGCTGCGCCCCGAGAGCGGCGAGGAGGCGGCGGGCCTGGTGGAGCAGCTGCAGCGGGAGCTGGCGAGGCCCGGGCCGCAG GTCACAAACCATGGGCGGGGAACAGAAGTGCTTTTGGAGGAGCCTTTGCCTCTGGAAACAGCACGGGAGTCACCGAGCTTCAAGCTGGAGCCAATGGAGACTGAGCGAAACCCTGGCCCCAGGCTGCAGGAGCTGCTAGGCCCCAGCCCCCAAAGGGACCCCCAGGCTGTAAAAGAGAGGG gGAACTTGGAAGACAAGGAGATGACTGGGCCCCAG TTGCCTGAGAGCTTAGAGGACGTGGCTATGTACATCTCCCAGGAGGAGTGGGGGCATCAAGATCCTAGTAAGAGGGCCCTCTCCAGGGACCTGGTGCAGGAGAGTTATGAGAATGTGGACACAGTGG TGTCTCAGCTTCCCAGTCAAGAGACCCTAAGCACCCACATGGAACAAGGAGGAAAACCATGGGGACCCAGTGTTCAGCCTTGCAAAGAGGGCCCAAGTCCCAGAACCTCAGCTCCAG GGGACGAGAAATTTGAGAACCGAGATGAAAGTGCTCAGCCCATTTTCCCTGGGAGCATCCACCCTCAGGTGCTTCTCCCTATCCAAGCCAGAGGAGAAGTGCCCTGGAGTCCTGAGCAGGGAAAGCCGCAGGACAGAGCAGAAGGGCACTGGGAGCCTCCCCCAGACGAGCGGATGGAGCAGTCACTAGTGGGTGCCATGAATTGCAGAGAATTGGGGCGACAAAAGGAACTGCAGCCAAAGAAGCTCCACTTATGTCCGTTGTGTGGCAAGAATTTCTCTAACAACTCGAATCTAATAAGGCACCAACGAATACACGCAGCAGAAAGACTGTGCGTGGGTGTAGAGTGCAGTGAACTCTTTGCTGGGAACCCACACTTTTTGTCACTACACAGAGCGCATTTGGGAGAGGAGGCCCACAAGTGCCTTGAGTGCGGAAAAAGTTTTAGTCAGAACACCCACCTGACTCGCCACCAGCGCACCCACACGGGAGAGAAGCCCTACCAGTGTAACGTGTGTGGCAAAAGCTTCTCTTGCAACTCCAACCTCCACAGACACCAGAGAACGCACACAGGGGAAAAGCCCTACAAGTGTCCTGAGTGTGGGGAGATTTTTGCTCACAGTTCCAACCTCCTCAGGCATCAGAGAATTCACACAGGAGAGAGACCCTATAGGTGTGCTGAGTGTGGGAAGAGTTTCTCTCGTAGTTCACATCTCGTCATACATGAAAGGACTCATGAGAAAGAAAGGCTTTACCCATTTTCTGAGTGTGCAGAGCCAGTGAGCAACAGCATCTCCTTTCTCACACATCATGGAACCCACAAGGCAGAGAAGAAAGTCTTTGAATGTTTGACTTGTGGGAAAAGCTTTCGGCAAGGCATGCACCTCACCAGACATCTGAGAACACACACGGGTgagaaaccctataaatgtaCTCTGTGTGGGGAAAACTTCTCTCACAGATCCAACCTAATCAGGCACCAGCGAATTCACACGGGAGAGAAGCCCTACACCTGCCATGAGTGTGGAGACAGCTTCTCGCACAGCTCTAACCGGATTCGTCACCTGAGGACCCACACGGGTGAGAGACCCTATAAATGTGCGGAATGTGGAGAAAGCTTTTCTCGGAGTTCACGCCTTATGAGTCATCAGAGGACTCACACCGGATAA